One Triplophysa dalaica isolate WHDGS20190420 chromosome 1, ASM1584641v1, whole genome shotgun sequence DNA segment encodes these proteins:
- the LOC130426537 gene encoding neuropilin and tolloid-like protein 2, translated as MHRAWVLLIVIEEGFALAQKIRETQNEGETPTKAEQCGLWTRNINGGLFTSPNYPNSYPPNKECVYILEALPRQRIQLAFDKTYYIEPSFECRFDHIEIRDGPFGFSPLIDRLCGPKGPGVVTSTGRFMWIKFISDEELEGLGFRAKYTFIADPDFHLHVGGLLNPIPDCQFEISGTDGTIRSSQVEEEDKIKNGDALDCIWTIRAPPKSKIYLRFLEYQMEHSNECKKNFVAVYDGSSAIENLKAKFCSTVANDVMLDTGVGVVRMWADESSRLSRFRMLFTSFVDPPCSSNTFFCHSNMCINNSLVCNGVQNCVYPWDENHCKERKSKGLFHQITKTHGTVIGISAGVVLVLLIISIFVQMKQPRKKVVVRRPAVFNKGGFQEVFDPPNYELFSLREKELSSDLAELSDELDGYHKLRRSSTMSRCIHEHHCGAQAPSGGSVKQSRTTLTSMELSYHNDFSKPPPMKTFNSSTTGTYKKSCYGYKQTHDCAEQVIEDRVMEEIPCEIYVRGGSVGGAAGSIGSGCGSISIRNHGSARSNSTTVVDPGQRSISMDF; from the exons CTTGGGTTCTTCTCATTGTAATAGAAGAGGGATTTGCCCTGGCCCAGAAAATCAGAG AGACCCAGAATGAGGGAGAAACTCCCACTAAGGCTGAGCAGTGCGGCCTGTGGACGCGGAATATCAATGGAGGCCTATTTACATCTCCCAACTACCCCAACTCCTATCCACCCAACAAGGAGTGTGTGTACATCCTGGAAG CTCTCCCTCGCCAGAGAATTCAGCTGGCCTTTGACAAAACGTACTATATTGAGCCTTCTTTCGAGTGCCGCTTTGACCACATAGAGATAAGGGATGGTCCCTTCGGGTTCTCCCCTCTAATCGATCGCCTGTGTGGGCCAAAGGGTCCAGGCGTGGTCACCTCCACGGGGCGCTTTATGTGGATCAAATTCATCAGCGACGAGGAGCTTGAAGGATTAGGTTTCCGAGCTAAATACACTTTTATAGCAG ACCCAGATTTTCATTTGCACGTCGGTGGATTGCTAAATCCAATTCCAG ATTGCCAGTTTGAGATCAGTGGCACAGACGGGACCATCCGCTCCAGTCAGGTAGAAGAGGAGGATAAGATCAAAAATGGAGATGCACTGGACTGCATCTGGACCATACGTGCGCCTCCTAAATCCAAG ATATATTTGCGCTTCCTGGAGTACCAGATGGAGCACTCAAACGAGTGCAAGAAGAACTTTGTGGCAGTCTACGACGGCAGCAGCGCCATCGAGAACCTGAAAGCCAAGTTTTGCAGCACTGTGGCCAATGACGTGATGCTGGATACCGGCGTAGGTGTTGTCCGCATGTGGGCTGATGAGAGCAGCAGACTCAGCCGTTTCCGAATGCTCTTCACATCATTTGTGGATC ctCCGTGTTCAAGCAACACCTTCTTCTGTCACAGCAACATGTGCATCAATAACTCACTGGTGTGTAACGGAGTTCAGAACTGTGTGTACCCCTGGGATGAGAATCATTGCAAGG AGAGAAAGTCCAAGGGACTTTTTCACCAAATCACTAAGACACACGGCACTGTAATCGGCATCTCCGCTGGCGTGGTTCTTGTCTTGCTCATCATCTCCATCTTTGTGCAAATGAAGCAACCCCGTAAGAAAGTAGTGGTCCGTCGACCCGCCGTCTTTAACAAAGGCGGATTCCAAGAGGTCTTCGACCCTCCAAACTATGAGCTTTTCTCTCTTCGCGAGAAAGAGCTTTCGTCAGACCTGGCTGAGCTATCGGACGAGCTGGATGGCTACCATAAGTTGCGGCGATCCTCTACCATGTCTCGGTGCATCCACGAGCACCATTGTGGAGCTCAAGCCCCCTCCGGTGGCAGCGTGAAGCAGAGCCGCACCACCCTCACCTCAATGGAGCTCTCCTACCACAATGATTTCTCCAAGCCGCCACCCATGAAGACCTTCAACAGCAGCACCACCGGCACTTACAAGAAGAGTTGCTATGGATACAAACAGACTCACGACTGCGCAGAGCAGGTGATCGAGGATCGGGTCATGGAGGAGATCCCCTGTGAAATCTATGTGAGGGGTGGGAGCGTGGGAGGGGCTGCAGGCAGTATCGGAAGCGGCTGTGGAAGCATCTCTATCCGTAACCATGGCAGCGCCCGTAGCAACAGCACCACCGTGGTGGACCCGGGACAGCGATCTATTTCCATGGACTTTTGA